The following are from one region of the Takifugu rubripes chromosome 12, fTakRub1.2, whole genome shotgun sequence genome:
- the txlna gene encoding alpha-taxilin — translation MKKQDTEESAPQDSENATPSTTELQSSAAVKDSESPEASEPQIPQTDAHSQSDQAVSEVAKAERTRRDMAEELSRQLEDILSTYCRESLSDDTLPNGQSHSPEFNGVAGNKPGEGKAVGANREERESRKSQEKKKVKGLGKEITVLMQTLNTLSTPEEKLAGLCKKYAELLEEHRNTQKQMRALQKKQNQLVQDKDNLRNEHSKAILARSKLESLCRELQRHNRTLKDEGVQRTRLEEEKRKEVTTHFQSTLNDIQTQMEQHNERNASLRQENGELAEKLKKLYEQYKLREEHIDKVVKQKDLQQQLVDAKLHQAQELLKDSEDRHDREKEFLLKEAVESQRMCELMKQQEVHLKQQLSLYTEKFEEFQTTLSKSNEVFTTFKQEMEKMTKKIKKLEKETAMYRSRWESSNKALLEMSEEKSVQDREFEALQGKVQRLEKLRRALKVERNELNKKVQSLSSEGAAETPVSDRGSDSPSPPPTDSSLEPSGHSVPDTVPCSQSCHSEEQLDKETLLQGAAGPPVSTPE, via the exons ATGAAAAAACAAGACACAGAAGAGTCTGCCCCCCAGGACAGTGAAAATGCAACCCCTTCTACGACAGAGCTGCAGTCATCTGCAGCTGTGAAAGACAGCGAGAGTCCTGAAGCATCGGAGCCACAGATCCCACAGACAGACGCGCACTCTCAAAGTGACCAAGCCGTGAGTGAAG TGGCAAAGGCAGAGCGGACTCGGCGTGATATGGCCGAGGAACTGAGTCGGCAGCTGGAGGACATCCTCAGCACCTACTGTCGGGAGAGTCTGTCAGACGACACCCTGCCCAATGGCCAGTCGCACAGCCCGGAATTCAATGGCGTGGCAGGGAACAAGCCAGGGGAGGGAAAAGCCGTTGGAGCAAATAGAGAGGAAAGGGAATCGAGGAAATctcaggagaaaaagaaagtgaaGGGGCTGG GTAAAGAAATCACTGTTCTCATGCAGACGCTGAATACTTTGAGCACCCCGGAGGAAAAACTGGCCGGCTTGTGTAAGAAGTATGCCGAACTG TTGGAAGAGCACCGCAACACCCAGAAACAGATGCGAGcgctgcagaagaagcagaaccAGCTGGTCCAGGACAAGGACAACCTCAGGAACGAGCACAGCAAGGCCATCCTGGCTCGCAGCAAGCTGGAGAGTCTgtgcagagagctgcagagacacaacCGTACACTCAAG GATGAAGGCGTGCAAAGAACgcgcctggaggaggagaaaaggaaagaagtcACAACCCATTTTCAGTCCACACTCAACGACATCCAGACTCAGATGGAGCAGCACAACGAGAGGAACGCCAGCCTCCGGCAAGAGAACGGCGAGTTGGCAGAAAAGCTGAAGAAGCTTTATGAGCAGTATAAACTGCGCGAGGAG CACATCGATAAAGTGGTCAAACAGaaagacctgcagcagcagctggtggacgCCAAACTGCACCAGGCCCAGGAGCTTCTGAAGGATTCAGAGGACCGCCACGACAGAGAGAAAGAATTT CTGCTGAAAGAAGCGGTGGAGTCTCAAAGGATGTGTGAActgatgaagcagcaggaagttcACCTCAAACAGCAG TTGTCGCTGTACACAGAGAAGTTTGAAGAGTTTCAGACGACATTGTCCAAGAGCAACGAGGTGTTCACCACCTTTaaacaggagatggagaag ATGACTAAGAAGatcaagaagctggagaaggagacgGCCATGTATCGCTCGCGGTGGGAGAGCAGCAACAAAGCTCTTCTGGAGATGTCGGAGGAG AAATCTGTGCAGGACCGTGAGTTTGAAGCCCTGCAGGGAAAAGTCCAGCGGCTGGAAAAGCTGCGGCGGGCGCTCAAAGTGGAGCGCAATGAACTCAACAAGAAGGTCCAGAGCCTGAGCAGCGAGGGCGCCGCAGAGACCCCCGTCTCTGACCGGGGGAGCGACTCCCCCTCTCCGCCACCCACGGACTCTTCGCTGGAACCCAGCGGCCACTCTGTCCCGGACACTGTCCCCTGCTCACAGTCCTGCCACAGTGAAGAGCAGCTGGACAAAGAGACGCTACTCCAAGGGGCAGCGGGTCCGCCCGTCTCCACACCGGAATGA